In Humulus lupulus chromosome 6, drHumLupu1.1, whole genome shotgun sequence, a single genomic region encodes these proteins:
- the LOC133785419 gene encoding uncharacterized protein LOC133785419: protein MSKPPPSFPWRFQMQQQDSQFQRFLDVLKQLHINIPLEEALEQMPNYVKFLKDTSRKKRRLGEFEMVALTKGCSAILKNKIPPKLKDPARPTTLTLQLADCSMVHSEGKIEDFLVQVDKFIFLADFIILDYEDDRDVSIILGRPFLATGRTFIDVIEGELTIRAQDEQVSFNIFNPICSPNEVEACLAMSASNFKLMEKMHESHSK from the exons ATGAGCAAGCCACCTCCATCATTTCCTTGGCGGTTTCAAATGCAGCAACAAGATAGCCAATTTCAAAGATTTTTGGATGTTTTGAAGCAACTGCACATCAACATACCTCTGGAGGAAGCTTTGGAACAAATGCCTAATTATGTGAAGTTCTTGAAGGATACTTCGAGAAAGAAGAGGAGGCTTGGTGAATTTGAAATGGTTGCTTTGACTAAAGGTTGTAGTGCTattttgaagaataaaattcctccAAAGTTGAAGGATCCAG CAAGGCCAACTACACTAACCTTGCAATTAGCTGACTGTTCTATGGTGCATTCGGAGGGAAAGATTGAAGACTTCCTAGTACAAGTTGACAAGTTCATTTTTCTAGCTGATTTTATTATTCTTGACTATGAGGATGATAGGGATGTATCGAtcattttggggagaccatttcTTGCTACCGGAAGGACATTTATAGATGTTATAGAAGGAGAGCTCACTATTCGAGCTCAAGACGAACAAGTCTCATTCAATATTTTTAATCCTATATGCTCTCCTAATGAAGTTGAAGCTTGCTTGGCCATGAGTGCTTCTAACTTCAAGTTGATGGAAAAGATGCATGAAAGTCATAGCAAATGA